In Vigna unguiculata cultivar IT97K-499-35 chromosome 3, ASM411807v1, whole genome shotgun sequence, a single genomic region encodes these proteins:
- the LOC114179970 gene encoding SPX domain-containing protein 1-like: MKFGKSLSTQIEKTLPEWRDKFLSYKELKKKLKQFEPPAAADDRPGKRLKSDAAPTAADMSKEETDFHDLLENELDKFNTFFVEKEEEYIIRLKELQDRVNKVKDSSEEMMKIRKEIVDFHGEMVLLENYSALNYTGLVKILKKYDKRTGALIRLPFIQKVLQQPFFTTDLLYKLVKECETMLDRLFPENDPPPVSGETTPQAEGCDPSTSTTTKSDGGLLIPRELAEIEYMESLYMKSTVSALHVLQEIRSGSSTVSMFSLPPLKISGSEETWKKIPVLEQAAK, from the exons ATGAAATTCGGAAAGAGCCTCAGCACCCAGATCGAGAAAACCCTGCCGGAGTGGCGCGACAAGTTCCTCTCCTACAAGGAGCTCAAGAAGAAGCTTAAACAATTTGAACCTCCTGCTGCCGCCGATGACCGCCCCGGAAAACGCCTCAAGTCTGATGCCGCACCCACTGCCGCCGACATGTCCAAGGAGGAGACCGACTTCCACGACTTGCTCGAGAATGAACTCGACAAATTCAACACCTTCTTCGTTGAGAAGGAGGAAGAGTACATTATCAGACTCAAG GAGTTACAAGATAGGGTGAACAAAGTTAAGGATTCTAGTGAAGAGATGATGAAAATCCGAAAGGAAATTGTGGATTTCCATGGAGAGATGGTCTTGCTGGAAAACTACAGTGCTCTGAACTATACAG GGCTAGTGAAAATACTGAAGAAGTATGACAAGAGAACTGGTGCTCTCATTCGCTTGCCCTTCATTCAGAAGGTCTTGCAACAACCTTTCTTTACCACTGACTTGCTCTACAAGCTTGTAAAGGAGTGTGAAACAATGTTGGACCGTCTTTTCCCTGAGAATGATCCTCCTCCTGTTTCTGGTGAGACAACACCCCAAGCTGAAGGTTGTGATCCTTCAACTTCAACCACTACCAAGAGTGATGGTGGTTTGCTGATTCCCAGGGAATTAGCTGAGATTGAGTACATGGAGAGCCTATATATGAAGAGTACAGTATCAGCTTTGCATGTTTTGCAGGAAATTAGAAGTGGAAGCTCAACTGTTAGCATGTTTTCTTTGCCACCGTTGAAGATAAGTGGTTCAGAAGAAACATGGAAGAAAATTCCGGTTCTTGAACAAGCAGCCAAGTAA